A genome region from bacterium SCSIO 12844 includes the following:
- a CDS encoding RnfH family protein — MSSKCVEVCYALPKIQYVISVMFKDGMTIREIILTSDILNDIAELELDELIVGIFSKKKQLDDLVNAGDRIEIYRLLTIDPMEARRIRAEKKRKEKKLNQFGA; from the coding sequence ATGTCTTCTAAGTGTGTAGAAGTTTGTTATGCATTGCCTAAGATTCAGTATGTAATTAGCGTAATGTTTAAAGATGGTATGACCATTAGAGAAATAATTTTAACTTCTGACATTTTAAATGATATTGCTGAATTAGAATTGGATGAACTAATCGTTGGTATTTTTTCAAAGAAAAAACAGTTAGATGATCTTGTAAATGCTGGTGATCGAATTGAAATTTACCGTCTTTTAACCATTGATCCAATGGAAGCAAGGCGTATTCGAGCAGAAAAAAAGCGCAAGGAGAAAAAGTTAAATCAATTTGGTGCTTAA